AGATGCTTTCCCAGCACTTTTAAATCCATCCGCTTATCCGCCGGTAATGTTACAAGGAAAAACCGTCCCGTACCTTTGTCTTTCAAAAATAAATTCTTGCACGCCATCCCCGGCACGTGTTTACAGTGCACTTCTGCTTCTTCGCACGTAAAAACCGCCGGGTGATCAAAGCGCTCAAACGAAATATTGTGCGCGTTCAAAAACGCTAAAGCCTCTTCCATACCCGAGCACTCTACCCCAGCCTTTCCAAGAAAGCGAGATAATCCGTGCGACAAAGAAACTTTCGCTTTGCGTGTGCGGGGTTTTGTGCGACACGAAGCTGTCTCCCACACGCCGTGCATGCCGCCTCCATAAACACTCCGCAATTCGCTTCCGCCCAAAGATCCTGCATGCGCGCAATGAAATGTTTTCGTGGGGGAGCAATCGTGTGACGCGCATAAAAATCAACCTCTTGTGGAATGAGCGAAAACCGTCGACGCGCAACATCATCGTACAAAGCAACGTTGGCCCACTTTGCAAGATCCTTGCAGTGATCGGGAAGCTCGGAAACGTTTTTACATTGTGCCGCAGTAGCAAGGTCCCCTACCGCGCCGTCACCCTCTGGATCATAAAACATGCAGCCTATGCCACGCGCTTCCTCCTCCGTCATCCCAAACCATACCGGCGCTCCGGAGTCTTTCCAATAACTTGGCGAGTACCCTGCAGGAAAAAACTCCCCATACTCTCCTCGCTCGAGCATCGCGCACTTGAGCGCATCTACGGTCTCCCAATATTCTGCCTCGGTATATTGTTTATTGAGAATACAAAACTTTTTGTGCTGAAGCCCGACGCACCCAAAGCAGTCTTCGCAGTTGTAACACAGAAGGCAATATTCCATGTTGCGCGAGCCAATTGTGAGAAAACAGAATTTGCACATTTGGCTTCGGTTTAGTGAAGCACTGTAATAGACATCCGCTGAGCCAACGGGGTAACCCGTATAGGCACATCGCTCTGCTCTCCCCACGCTGAAGTTGCAGTGTGTGAGATCGGTTGCGCCATCTTCGCAAAAATATGAATCTGTCACGCGTGTGGTCTTTGTAAGATATTCCCCCGAAGAGTCAGAGACTTGTTCGTTAAAGTTCTCTGGCCATACCGCATCTCTCTCCATCAGATCACGGAATTGCTTCAGGTGGGTCTCCGCCACTACACGCGAACCCAGACCAACTCCTGCTCGCCGTCGCTCCCATTCCGTTTTTGTGAGTTGCTCATTGAACCACAGGTACTTTGCATTGCGCCTATTGGTGGCCCCAAAACAATTCTCACAGTTGCGACAATCAAAAAGAAACGCGCTCTTCATACAGTCCGCACTCTCGCGCACAAACTGGCACTCATAGATACGACGCGAGTGCACGATATTGAAAGATGATTGGATGGCAAACCCTTGATACACTTCCGCAGAGTCCTCTGTATCCATGGCCACATGGCAATAGAGTGAGTCCTTTGTCTTTGAAGCCCCCACGAACATACTATTCTCGTCTCCTTGAGAAACGAAGGCAACAGAATTTACCGGCTCGATGTGATTGCGATTCGCAGGCATGGGCACCGCGAGCTGAAGCGCACGCCATTGGGGAAAGAAGGGGGCGACGACATCCACGTCACGCCCCGCATGCACAAAGTCCTTCGTAAACCACTCCTTATCGGGGAGCACTTTCACGCCGCTTGAAGGATGCACGGTACAAATAACAGGTGCCCCCGTCTCCGGATGCTTTTGGTACCAAAGTTGAAACCCTACATACCACGCCCCATGGTGTTGCCATCGTGTTTGCGGAGCCACCGCCGACGGAGGAACAGAAAACTTCCGGCAGATTTCTATCTCGTCCTCGTCCATCGTCCAGCGCTTTCCCGTTAACTTGCACGTTCGTTCGCCAGATTTGGTAGCATCCAGGATTGTGCTAACCTTCACGTCAAATTTTGGTGTGTGGGACATAAACTTATCCATATTTTGTACCTGGTACCGGCGCCAGGCGTCGTTACTCCCGTGCAATGAAGTAGATGATGACCAGCGTCGCAATCCAACAGACACCGATAGCATCAAGTAACCGCATGCGGTCTTGAAATTCTTCCCACGATGCCCAGCCACCGCGCTTCCACGACCACCGGCGTCCAAACAGTACGAGCACGACAAGAGCAACGATCCCCGCGATCGGGACGAGCGAGAGAAGAAACCACACATACAGCCGTGCTCCAAACGCCCACCCCTGCGTCCACAGGAGCGCCCCAAGCGAGGGCCCGCGCAAGTACCGTGCACGCACAGCCTCTGCAGGTTCCATAACTAGATGCACGCCGCACGCGCCACACTTTTTATTCCACTCCTCCACAAGCGCCTTGCAATTCTGGCAGACGGGATCCTTCATATCTAGCGAAGATACTCAAGAGGGTTATAAAACCGTCCATTGCCGATCACTTCGAAGTGGAGATGTGTCCCTGTAGACCGTCCTGTATTTCCGCATAGGGCAATGGGCGTCCCGGCCGTCACGACCGTCCCGCGTGTCACATAAAGTTTCGCGTTGTGCCCGTAGCGAGTTTTCAATCCGTTGCCATGATCAATTTCCACCGTATTGCCGTACCCTGCGCGCCATCCGGAATACACGACTTCTCCGTCCGCAGCAGCATAGTTGCTATTCGTCGAAGAGAGGTGACCATTGCAATCAATATCAATACCCGTATGACGCCAACCGAAGTATTGCGTGATGTAACGCAAGTCCGCCGGCCACACCCACTTGCCTGAACCGGCCGGAAGCGCACGGCTTGCTGATGGAGGCGTAGCGAAAAGGGAACCGACAGGTGCAACGGTTCGTACGGGGGCGGAGTAAATCACGCGCCCGCCCGGAACAACAAGTTTTTCTCCAACGTCCAGGTCATTGCCCGACGAGAGCCGATTGAAAACAATGATCGTTGCGGGGTCCGCTTGATACTTTTTGGCAATGGAAGAGACTGTCTCCCCACGTTTTACCGTATGAATGACCCCGTCCACAGGCGGAATCGTGAGCGCTTGTCCAAGACGGAGCGTGCTTCTAAAGCTCAGCCCATTCGCCCATAGAAGAGTATTCAAGGAGAGTCCGAAACGTTCAGAAATCGCCCCAAGCGTATCCCCCTCAACCACAACATAGGTCTCCACCTCACTGCGCGGAGAAACCGACGGCGCGCCTTCAGAAATCACCGGCGCCACAACAGCGCCGCCCACCGTTGTCGTTACATACGGGTCACCGATAGAGTGGTAGTCAAAACCGCCCAGTGAACCCACGACAAGTTCGGAGCCAAAATACTCCTCGGCTGGGCGAAGGTCATCGAAAGATGTTGTTGCGACAACCTCCTCCACCGCAGAAGGGGAAAGGTCGTTGCTCACGAGGGCAAACAGTAAACTGTGCGTCCCAAACCCTTCCGCTTGAACGCGGCTCGTGCGCAGGCTCCCCACACCGACAAAGACAACAAGAAAAAGAATGAGGACGTGCGGCGCCCATCGGTTGGAAAAAATGTACACCGGGTGACGTTTAAGTGGAGCGGAAAGATCCGAGGAGGTTTTGCGCACACCGCTCCACCCACGATACCCCCACACAACAAATTTGCGAAAAACAAAACGCCCCGTACTTGCGAAGGGACCAAGCACGGTGC
This genomic stretch from Candidatus Uhrbacteria bacterium harbors:
- a CDS encoding M23 family metallopeptidase, with amino-acid sequence MRQLTAELSRTVLGPFASTGRFVFRKFVVWGYRGWSGVRKTSSDLSAPLKRHPVYIFSNRWAPHVLILFLVVFVGVGSLRTSRVQAEGFGTHSLLFALVSNDLSPSAVEEVVATTSFDDLRPAEEYFGSELVVGSLGGFDYHSIGDPYVTTTVGGAVVAPVISEGAPSVSPRSEVETYVVVEGDTLGAISERFGLSLNTLLWANGLSFRSTLRLGQALTIPPVDGVIHTVKRGETVSSIAKKYQADPATIIVFNRLSSGNDLDVGEKLVVPGGRVIYSAPVRTVAPVGSLFATPPSASRALPAGSGKWVWPADLRYITQYFGWRHTGIDIDCNGHLSSTNSNYAAADGEVVYSGWRAGYGNTVEIDHGNGLKTRYGHNAKLYVTRGTVVTAGTPIALCGNTGRSTGTHLHFEVIGNGRFYNPLEYLR